A window of the Pogona vitticeps strain Pit_001003342236 chromosome 4, PviZW2.1, whole genome shotgun sequence genome harbors these coding sequences:
- the BCL10 gene encoding B-cell lymphoma/leukemia 10 → MADSALTLPRRSLTEDEMAEVKKEVLERMRRYLCDKIIAERHFDYLRSKKILSREDTEEISCRTSSRKKAGKLLDYLAEHPKGLDALVESIRCERTQNFLLEKITDAVLKVKNEKLESLKGLSCSSCMASVCEQTNNFSRSQSNESNISESRKDREATFLQPEEYTTAAFASATSLCSMNLPITEVGNMENSIFSANLPGPGDSGAPALPPQLQNEQEETCTSSSDSAFQPLRSRSLVPQ, encoded by the exons GTTTTAGAACGGATGCGTCGCTATCTGTGTGACAAAATAATTGCAGAAAGACACTTTGATTATCTACGATCAAAGAAAATACTCAGTAGAGAAGACACTGAAGAAATCTCTTGTCGAACCTCAAGTAGGAAAAAAGCTGGAAAGCTGCTGGATTATTTAGCAGAACATCCAAAAGGACTAGATGCTTTGGTAGAATCAATCAGATGTGAAAGGACGCAGAACTTCCTGTTAGAAAAGATTACCGATGCTGTGTTGAAAGTAAAAAACGAGAAGCTTGAAAGTCTTAAAG GTCTGAGCTGTAGCAGCTGCATGGCTTCAGTCTGTGAGCAAACAAACAATTTCTCTAGGTCACAGTCAAATGAATCAAATATCTCTGAAAGCCGGAAAGACAGAGAAGCCACCTTTCTTCAGCCAGAAGAGTATACAACAGCAGCGTTTGCATCTGCCACTTCTCTTTGTTCCATGAATTTACCCATTACGGAGGTTGGAAACATGGAAAATTCCATTTTCTCCGCTAATCTTCCTGGACCTGGGGATTCTGGAGCACCAGCTCTGCCACCACAGCTGCAAAATGAACAAGAGGAAACATGTACCTCCTCAAGTGACAGTGCCTTCCAGCCTCTAAGATCCCGCTCACTGGTTCCACAGTGA